In Triticum urartu cultivar G1812 chromosome 6, Tu2.1, whole genome shotgun sequence, the following proteins share a genomic window:
- the LOC125515503 gene encoding VIN3-like protein 2, protein MDPPYAGAIIEPAKCRLMSVDEKKDLVRELSKRPQTAPDKLQSWSRRDIVEILCADLGRERKYTGLSKQRMLDYLFRVVTGKSSGPVVHVQEKEPTLDPNASNHQYPAKRQRKSDNPSRLPIAVNNPQTAVVPVQINNVRSCRNIACRAILSMEDKFCRRCSCCICFKYDDNKDPTIWLSCSSDHPMQKDSCGLSCHLECALKDGRTGILPSGQCKKLDGAYYCPNCRKQHDLLRSWKKQLMLAKEARRLDILCYRIFLGHKVLFSTEKYSVLHKFVDIAKQKLEAEVGSVAGHGSMGRGIVSRLTCGAEVQKLCAEALDVMQSKFPVESPTNSQFERSNMMPSSFIKFEPITPTSITVVFDLARCPYISQGVTGFKVWHQVDGTGFYSLNPTGTVHLMSKTFVVTELKPATCYVIKVTAFSNSSEFAPWEARVSTSSLKESDLKGLAPGGAGLVDQNNRSPKTNSGGQSDRSSEGVDSNNNATVYTDLNKSPESDFEYCENPEILDSDKVPHHPNGPSNNLQNMQIVAARVPEVTELEEAPGLSASALDEEPNSTVQAALLRESSNSMEQNQRSEVPISQDASNATAGVELALVPRFVGSMPPTAPRVMETGKETGGRSFNTKPSDNIFQNGSSKPDREPGNSSNKRSGKFEDAGHKDGCPEATYEYCVRVVRWLETEGYIETNFRVKFLTWYSLRATPHDRKIVSVYVDTLINDPASLCGQLTDTFSEAIYSKKPPSVPSGFCMNLWH, encoded by the exons ATGGATCCTCCCTACGCAG GAGCTATTATTGAACCTGCTAAATGCCGATTGATGAGTGTGGATGAAAAGAAGGATCTTGTTCGTGAATTATCGAAGAGGCCACAAACTGCTCCTGACAAACTACAGTCATGGAGTCGGCGTGATATTGTAGAGATTCTTTGTGCTGATCTTGGAAGGGAAAGGAAATATACTGGATTATCTAAGCAGAGAATGCTGGATTATCTCTTCAGGGTGGTGACTGGCAAATCATCTGGCCCTGTGGTGCATGTGCAAGAAAAGGAGCCAACTCTCGATCCCAACGCAAGTAACCATCAGTACCCCGCGAAACGTCAAAGGAAGAGTGACAATCCATCACGACTGCCGATTGCTGTCAACAATCCGCAAACCGCAGTTGTACCCGTGCAAATTAATAATGTGCGGTCCTGCCGGAATATAGCATGCAGAGCGATTCTTAGCATGGAAGATAAATTTTGCAGACGCTGTTCATGCTGCATATGCTTCAAGTATGATGACAACAAGGACCCTACCATATGGttgtcctgtagttcagatcatCCCATGCAAAAGGATTCTTGCGGGCTATCATGCCATCTTGAGTGTGCTCTCAAGGATGGAAGAACTGGCATTCTGCCGAGTGGGCAGTGCAAGAAACTTGATGGTGCTTATTACTGCCCTAACTGTCGGAAGCAGCATGATTTGCTCAG GTCCTGGAAGAAACAACTAATGTTAGCTAAAGAGGCTCGGCGGCTGGATATATTGTGTTACCGGATTTTTCTGGGTCATAAGGTCCTCTTCTCCACCGAGAAGTACTCGGTCTTGCATAAATTTGTTGACATAGCAAAGCAGAAACTTGAGGCTGAGGTTGGATCTGTAGCCGGGCATGGAAGTATGGGTCGTGGAATTGTCAGTCGTCTTACTTGTGGTGCTGAAGTTCAGAAACTTTGTGCTGAGGCACTAGATGTCATGCAGTCTAAGTTCCCTGTTGAATCTCCTACTAACTCACAATTTGAAC GATCCAATATGATGCCATCGAGCTTCATAAAGTTTGAACCTATAACTCCTACATCTATCACTGTAGTTTTTGATTTGGCTCGATGTCCTTACATCTCCCAAGGGGTAACTGGCTTTAAAGTATGGCACCAGGTGGATGGTACAGGATTTTACTCGTTAAATCCAACTGGCACCGTACATCTAATGTCAAAAACATTTGTTGTCACTGAACTCAAGCCAGCTACATGCTATGTGATCAAGGTAACTGCATTCAGCAACTCCAGTGAGTTTGCGCCATGGGAAGCCAGGGTAAGTACAAGCTCTCTGAAAGAAAGTGATCTGAAGGGTTTGGCTCCAGGTGGTGCTGGATTAGTAGACCAAAATAACAGGAGCCCAAAGACAAATAGTGGTGGTCAATCTGATCGTTCTTCAGAGGGAGTTGACTCAAACAATAATGCAACAGTGTACACTGATCTTAACAAGTCACCGGAAAGTGATTTTGAGTACTGTGAAAATCCTGAGATCCTTGATTCAGACAAAGTGCCTCATCATCCCAACGGGCCTAGCAATAACTTGCAAAACATGCAGATAGTTGCAGCTAGGGTACCAGAGGTGACTGAACTGGAGGAAGCTCCTGGGCTCTCAGCGTCAGCTTTGGATGAGGAGCCTAATTCAACAGTTCAAGCTGCTTTACTTAGGGAGTCTTCAAACTCAATGGAGCAAAACCAAAGGAGCGAAGTTCCTATATCACAGGATGCATCAAATGCAACTGCTGGAGTTGAGTTGGCTCTTGTTCCTCGATTTGTTGGCTCTATGCCACCCACTGCACCAAGAGTTATGGAAACTGGTAAGGAGACTGGTGGAAGGAGCTTCAACACAAAACCTTCTGACAACATCTTTCAAAATGGCTCCTCAAAGCCTGATAGAGAGCCAGGGAATTCGTCAAACAAAAGATCGGGTAAATTCGAGGATGCTGGCCACAAGGATGGATGCCCCGAAGCAACTTATGAGTACTGTGTCAGGGTGGTGAGGTGGCTGGAGACTGAGGGCTATATTGAGACCAACTTCAGGGTGAAGTTCTTGACATGGTACAGCTTGCGTGCTACCCCGCATGATCGGAAGATTGTCAGCGTGTACGTGGACACCCTCATCAATGATCCTGCAAGCCTCTGCGGCCAGCTGACCGACACCTTCTCGGAGGCGATCTACAGCAAGAAGCCGCCTTCAGTCCCCTCTGGCTTCTGCATGAACCTCTGGCATTAA